The Candidatus Saccharibacteria bacterium genome segment ATTTGAGATTGGCTCCACCTATGATAAATACTGTTGTCCAATTGCGAGCCGACCAGATCCCTAGGAGATTTTTACCATTAACTACTAGGTATGGCATTCCCCATTTCTTTTCCCACTTCCCTGCTGGTACAATTTGTCCAGATAGCTCAACTACTCTCCTAGCTAGTTTTTCCTGCCAAGGTTGAGCGAATTGAATTATTGATAATGGATCTTCCATGCTAATAACTTAGCATGCCTACTACATATTTTCCACCAAATTTGGCTATTTCAAGGGGACTCCTTGCCATCTTTGATCTGATGAGATAGGCGTTTTCAAGGGGACTCCTTGAAAAATGGGGAGGTATAAATAGGGGGGTTGAGATTAACTGGGTAATAGCTTCTTTATAAGTTGCATCTCGAGAAAGTTTTTTGATTTCATATCAAGATATTGGTTATACTCTTCTCTGGTAAAGCCAGATTTTCTTAGGAATAAATCTTGATCTATTATGCTTGAGATTGGGTGGGTGGTATTTAGGCTGCTATATGAGTATTTTTTGTAGTATTCAGTATCATTGGGTACGAGTTCATTTGAGTTGAGTTGAACATAAGCAGCTGTATTTATTAGATCCAGTTCAGAACTAATTAGTCTTGATTTGTATTGACTCTGGAAAAGGTGGCCGACAAGATTGTGATCAGTAT includes the following:
- a CDS encoding DUF1801 domain-containing protein, whose protein sequence is MEDPLSIIQFAQPWQEKLARRVVELSGQIVPAGKWEKKWGMPYLVVNGKNLLGIWSARNWTTVFIIGGANLKSKIFEPGNRKKDATIHLEKGFQDWDELERIIKSILLNV
- a CDS encoding transposase translates to MSILLFLLTPKPRVANSLKIFSQPRLVTQDFSQDIYLIAFTLMPNHYHLVIYAKESSSIPKLMQRLNQKFTHLINTDHNLVGHLFQSQYKSRLISSELDLINTAAYVQLNSNELVPNDTEYYKKYSYSSLNTTHPISSIIDQDLFLRKSGFTREEYNQYLDMKSKNFLEMQLIKKLLPS